The Callospermophilus lateralis isolate mCalLat2 chromosome 18, mCalLat2.hap1, whole genome shotgun sequence nucleotide sequence tcttttcatcttcttaaactgaaactctatacccattgctatggtttgaatatgtgcCTGAATTTCATGCATTGGAAATTGGATCCCTAATGCAAGAATATTGAGaggttcaacctataagagatgaTTAGTGGCtaggtgcggtggtgcacacctgtaatcccagcagctcaggaggctgaggcaggaggtttggggTTTCAAAGTGaaactcagcaatttaacaaatccctatgcaactcagtgagaccctgtctctaaaataaattatatttaaaaaggggggaggggatgtggttcagtggtaaagcacccttgggctcaatcccaggtacaataaataaatgaaaaaacaaaacaaaataaacaaaaacaggagagagagagagagagagagagagagagagagagagagaaaggattaATGGTTTATTGCAGTTCTCTCAGAAGTGAGTCTGTTATTACAACAGCAGTTTTGTTATAAAAGTAAATTATGGGGCTGGGGAcatacatggctcagtggtagagcactttcctgacatgcaggagaccctgggttcaatccgtagaactacaaacaaaacaaagtaaattaGGTCCTCTCCTGCATGTTCTTTCTCTCTCAAACGTCATGCCCTTCTGCCTTCTGGCATGGGATAATGCACAAGAAGTCCTCCGCCTGATGCGGGACCCTTGAACTTGAActctccagcctccagaacagtagaaaataaatctatttttttttaacaaatttcaTCAGGTGTTCTGTTATAGCGTCCCAAAGCGGACTAAGACACCTATTAAACACTGATtccgccaggtgcagtggtgtgcacctgtaatcccatctacgcaggaggctaaaacaggaggatcataaatttgaggccagcctgggcaattcagtGAAATCTtggctaaaaaaaaagaaagaaagaaagaaaagaaaaggacaggatctgggatgtagctcagctcaGTGGTCTGGGCCCAGTGatagtgtccctgggttccaaccctagtattaaaaactaaataaataggtacatttataaataaataaataaataaaaacatgaatttctCATTCCTCCCTCCACTTTAGCCCTGACAATCAGCATCCTAATTTCTCGAACCCTGACCACTCTGAGCAgcacatataaatgaaatcatactgTATTTgggacagtagcatttttatctgTCAAGTGATAAAATCAAGAAGGTACCATGCACAGGTCTGGGATACCCTTAGACTCCTGCAGAGTCAAGGAgctgggtttaattcaaccatctattgctgtcatttagtTCCATAGCCAAAGTTTGGGGTGTTGGGGGATACAACAGTGAATAGGACAAAAAGGTCCCTGTTCTCACGGAGTTTCCATTCTAGAAGAAATggcagatggaaaaaaaaaaaaaggaactcataAATCAGAGAATTAAGGGTTTGACAAATACCAGGGCGAAAATGAAACTGAGGGTGGTGGGGTGACTTTAGCAGTGGCGGTCAGGAGAGGCCTCTGTGAACTTGACATTTGAGCTGAGACCGGAGGATGCAAAGACTTTGGAAAAAGCATCGCAGGCAGGGTGTCAGTCCACTTTCTGCCGCCGTGGCGGGATACCGCAGACTGGGGAATTTGTAAACAAGAGAAGTTGATTTGGCTCTgggctctggaggctgggaagtctggCAGCTTGGCGCTGGCATCAGGAGCGAGCCTGCTTGCTGAGTCATAAAATGGCAGCAGGGCAGGCTATCACATGCCAGGCAGAGGAAATTGAAGGAATTTATCCTTTTTATGAGACACTTACTTCCTTGATGAAGCATCTATCCATTTAAGATCTcacctctttttttgtttttgttcgtggtactgggaatggaacccaggggtgcttttaccattgagccacatccccagctcttattattattattattattattattttattttgagataaggtctccctaagttgcccaagccCCTGCCCCTTAATGCTGTTCCAAAGGCGACATGAGTTTTAGAGGAGACTCTCAACTCACAGAACAGCGGTGGCAGCAAGTACAAAGGCCCTGGGGTGAGAATGAACTTGACCTATTTGAGAAGCAGCCAGGAGGGCGGGGTAGTAAGTAAGTCAGGCAATAGTGTAGTCAGTGAGGGGGAGAGAGATAGGAGGGACAGGCAGGGGAGAGATACTGTAGACCTTACACATATTAATGTGTATATGGCTTTATTTCTCGTGGGTAAATAACTAGTGGTGGGTTTGCTGGAAGCTGGGTAGGTGAATACTTCAAAAACTACCAAAGCAGTTGCTCTAATCTCATGTTTCCACCAGCAGAGTATGAGATTTCCAATTGTTCCACGTCTCTGAATGACACTTGAAAGGGTCAATCTCTTTAATTAGCCATTTCAGCGGGTGCATGGTGATGTCTCCTTGTGGTTTTCATTtatatttccctaatgactaatgatgccacatacttttcctcatgctcaatAGTGGCCATATGTGTCTCTTCTTTGGTTAAGTGTTCAAAAAACCGTGAGACGATTTTTTTTTTCCGGGGGGGGGCgggcggtactggggattgaacccagcattgCTTTACCACTAGGCCATACCCTTagctcttttcatttattttattttatttattttgagacagggtctcactaagttgcccaggctgatcttgcactgggattacaggcatgtgccaccacgcccagctcttAGGTTCATTTTTTAGAATTAGAATATttgtctgatttttattttttgcagtgctggggatggaacccagggcctaaaGTATGTTAGGTGGCTCTGTCCTGTTGAGCCACCACCTCTGGCTGTCGGGGAGGACAGCAGCAGCTTCCACAGAGGTCACTGCCTGACTTCCAGGAAAGCCGACTTTGGCCTTCGCCCACTCTTGGCCTGCTGCCAGGGCAGGTTGGGCCACTTTGCAGGTCTTGCGTGGAGACCTTCAGTCCATCTTTGGAGGCAGAGGCCAGACAGTGGGATACCGTCCATTTTATCTTCCTTCAACCAAAAGGGGAATCTTCCCTGCCCATCAGGCCCAGAGACCAGCCCAGGACACTGCGTTCTGTGCTCTACGCCAGCACATCTGCATCCACTGCAAAAACATGGAGGTATTTCACTTCTTTCTGATAAAGATACTGTTAACTCATGTCTTATAAATGTCTGcatcaggggctgggattgtggcttgcttagcacgggcaggacccagattcaatcctcagcaccacataaaaataaaggcattgtgttgtgtccatctacacttaaaaaataaaatttttttaaaaaaatgtctgcaTCACTCCAATCCCCTTGGGACCCCCTTGAACTTCACACTAAAAAGGGACTCCAGGACTTCAGCCTAGCCCACAGGCCACATTTGTTCTGACTGGATGGTGCCTGGGTGTCCCGACTGTCAGACTAGTTGTCTTCTGGGGACAGCCCAGGCCTGGCTGGAGTTGGAGGGTGGGTCAGGAGGCTGATGCTGAAGGGCTAAGGGAGGATTTTTATCAAGCCCAGAACTCGATACGGGACGTACTAACACCAATATCAATAATGAGGATGGTAATTAACATTTCTTGAGCCCTTGCAGTTGTGCCAGGCATTCTAAGCGATGTTACAAAACCCGGACCACCGCAGCAGGCTGCTTGGCCCACTTCCTGCTCCCACCCACAGCCAGAGGGAGCCTGGGAGCACCTGTCAGGTGAGGGCCCTGGTTACCCCGCTGgctctggggtgggggtggggtggggagggagggcaCAGGTTTCTTCCTCCAGCCTTGCTCTAGACCTAATGGGAAGGTTCTGGGTTCTTTAGGGATCAGACTTGGCCAGACCTAGGGGCAGCTGTGAGCAGCCAGCATGGCGCCAGCCTTGCCCTGACCCTCCAGCAGCCCCCAACTCCCCAACCCTCCGCTGCTGGCACTCAGCGTCTGCCCCATGACCAGCACCCagcttccccttttctctcctgcACCCAGGCCTGGGAGTGCTGGGGTGTGACGTGAGGACGGGGGAGGGGGCTTCCTGCAGCTGGCTCACCCCCAGCACCCTGACCTCAGGTTCCTCCTTCTCCTGCCCCTGCCTCAGCTCCCACTGGGAGAGAGAAGTCCCGGACTCCTCCTGGTGCCCTCCCTCAGTCCCTGCTCCCAGCCACTTCCTCCTCCGGCCGGCAGCCCAGCCCTGCTCAGTGGTCACCGCCTTGCCCTCCCCCATCGCACCTAAACCCAATCCTGTCTCTGTGGTGTGGTTTCTGTGACACTAATTcttactttctctctcttctttgccatcagtttttccttctccatctttcgtctcttttttctttcccctaaGACTTAACACCACTGTTGTGCGTtcggttttcacttttatttaccGTGTGAACTTAGGCCAGCGTCCTTACctctctgtaaaatgggaataagagcatcgacctcagaggaagtttgtgGGGATTAAATGATTTAGCACTTGGGACAGAGTACCATATGTCATGGTGCCTAGATGCTGAGGCTCTCAATATTCTATGCACAGCACAAGAGTCTGGTTaccagggctggggaggtagcccCGTGGTGGAGAGCTTGCCGAGAGTGCACAGGATCCTGGAATTGGTCCCCAGTATATCCCCCTCCAAAGGGGTCTGATTATCAAATAATTATGGCTGACAGGTGCCAGACCCTGTTCTAAGAACGTTAATTCATTGAGTCCCCTACAACAACCCCACAATTAGGCACTGTTTTACTCCTAGTCTTACAAGTGAGGCCTAGAGGCTGATGATGCTCAAGGCTGCCTGGCCAGGAAGAGGCAGGACTGGCTTCACTTATACTCAGGAGTGACCCTCCTGATACAGGGCTGCTGACCCCTGACTGGTGATGGGGGTCAAGAGCTGACTCACGAACCCTTCACCCTTCACGTGCAGCTGTTAGGTACTGCGTGCTGCGTAGGCCCTGGGCCTGATTCTTTCTGGTGCTATCTCTGTCTGTCCTTCCTCCTCCCCTATTGTCCCCTCCTCCCGCTGCACCACCCACCTCAGACTTCCTCCTTCACTTCGTTGGAAGCCACGCTGCATCCCACTGGCCCCTGGACTGTGGTGTCCGGCAGTGTCCAGGAGTCATGGGGGACTTGGATTTTTTGGATCCCTCGTGGCGGCTCTTGATCCTTCTCCTCCTGACTGTGGCTGGTGAGTTGGGGGCTTCTGCAGCTCTGTCCTGAGGTCCCGGGTTCAGCTAGCGGCCGGGCAGTGTGGTTCTGGTGAGAACCAGAGGGGAGGTTGGGTGGAAGCAGGTCCGCGTGGAGCCTCTGGGTCTCCAAATCTGAGCCCCCCCCAAGATTCGGCTGGGCGGGGGGAGGGGATCATCTAAGGGTGTTGCAACAGGACAAACGGACAGAGAAGTCACGTGGCATCTAAGCCTTGGCGCTAGTCCCCCCTAGGTCCCACCAGATACTACTTTCTGCTTTTTCTGGCTTCCAAGCCCACTGCCAGCCATAGTCCCGTGCCTCAGTTTACCTCTTTTTCCCTCCTCAGGTCTCAGTCCTGTCCAGGCTCAGAATGGTAGGCCTAGATCCTGcagtccctctccctccctcccaaagACCCTTCCCCAATCCATTCAAACTCCCCCCTGCTGACACCCACCCCCTAACTCCCAAACCACAAGGACCTCCCCTCACCCATGTGCCATATTCCCAGAATGCAGCTGCTCCCCAGTGAGCCCCGGTGTGCTCGCGGGGATCGTGCTGGGGGACCTGGTGCTGACCCTGCTCATTGCCCTGGCCGTGTACTCACTAGGACGGCTTGTCCCTCGGGGTCGAGGAGCTGCAGCAGGTGAGTGGGGCTGGCAAGAGATGGTCTGGGACACTGTAAGGGCGACACTGGTGGTGGGGTGTAAGCTCCCAGGTCACAAACATCCAAAGGGATGGAGGTAGAAGGGCTGATTTTAAGACAGCAatatggctgggtgtggtggtgcacacctgtaagctCAGTGatttgggggctgaggcaggaggatagcaaattcaaggtcagcccagGCCACTTaggaagacactgtctcaaaataaaaaataaaaaagggctggggatgtagttccgtGGGAAAGCAACTCTGGATTTAATTCCCAttgtcaaaaacaaaaacaaacaaaaaaatggtccCAGTTTACTATCCTGTCCATCTTTGTACCCTGTGTCACCCCTTTGTCCCTCTGCAGGGACCCAGAAACAGCACATCACTGAGATGGAGTCGCCTTATCAGGTAAGAAAACCAGACTCATTCCCACATCTTTCTCCTGCCCATTCCTGTGGGCATCTGGATTATGGACACCCGCCGTGTCCTCCTGAGGACCCTAATGCCCCTTTCCCAGGTGCTACCCCATACCTAGAAGGCAAATGGGACATCTGTCCAAAAGCACACTCGGTGATAAACTGCAACCTTAAGCTTAGCTTAAAATGTGTGGAGAAGAAATAAAGGGGTGTCTTGCCTTTGTAAGATCAAAAACAAGCCTTAGGAGGCCCCAAATTGTTCTGGAAAAACTTAGCCCTAGGAGAGGGCTAGAAGAAGCTCTCAGTAGGACAAAGAATAGAGTTCAGCCCTAGTTTAGTGACTCAAAAGAGAGGAATCTTAGAATTTGAGGAATGGGAACCCTAAATTCTTTTGAGAAGTAATCAAAGCTAGAGACTCTTCAGAAAAATCCACGCACGAAAATACAAAGCCAGGTGTATAGCCCAGAGGCACTTCAAGTGATGTAGACAGAGGCATCTCTCTAGTTCTCCCTCTGCTAAGGCTCCTTCTTAATCCTTTAGGGGGGTCATGAGATCCTGAGACCTCCCCGTCCTTAGAGAAATGCACACTAGAAGCGGGTCTTTGGTATATGAGTTCAGGGATTTTACCTAAGGCCTGCCCCCTGGGACCACAGACACCTCTTATTTGTGAACCAATTTATTATCCGTAATCAGCTTTGCTGGTTTGCTTCACTTGTGGATTGAATGTTTCTTTGCAAAGTGTAAAAATCTCAAATTAGTTCTGTGAGGTCTTGAAGACTGAGAAAGCTTTCCTGTTATTGATAGTAGTGAAATTTTAGGGCAAAGCGTTACCCTGGTCTATTTATTCCTTCAGTGGATTTGTTGAGCACCTACATATATAGCAGAATTTACATCTAGTTGGGGAGATGGACTTGAAGCAAATTAACAAAATCATTTTGGAGAGgcaccatgaagaaaatagagCAGGCTGTGTGATAATGAGTGGGGTTTGGGAGAAAGAAACTATAGATGGGGAAATTGAGAGCTGAGACTTGAAAAGGGAGAAAGAGACTGAAGGTCTACAGGACTGGTGTTCCAGGCAGAGGGCATCATAGcacatgcaaaggccctggggctggCTGGGCATAATGGTGAGTCAAGGAAAGGTGGATTCTGAATTCACTTGAATAAAATCTAGATCTTTTCCACTGCCATGTTTGAAAAAGTTGCAGGGGTGGTGGGGGGCAGGGGACTTGAGATTATTAGGAGAAGACTGGATTTTGTTTGAAATTTATTTGGTGAACCCCTTCCACTAATGTCCTTCATTCCTTTTAGGAGCTCCAGGGTCAGAGGTCAGATGTCTACAGTGACCTCAACACGCAGAGGCAGTATTACAAATGAGCCTAGTCAATGACCCCATATTTGGATCCAGTCACCTCTGTTGCCCACCCAGCTCATCATTCCTACTCCTACTAGGAAACAATTCCACGGAGAGTCCTCCCTGGGATTTTAGACCTCTCCCCACTAACGTTCCCAAATAAACAATAGAGTGCAAAAATATTGTTGAGTTATGCCGGACCCTTGGGTTAAAGGATTGGGGATTTGCGGGGCCCTGAGAAGGGTCTTGAACACAGAAACAGCTAAGTGAGGGGAGTTTTGGGGAATCCTAAGGTTCTTTGGAGAAGAATCAGACCAGAGACATTTGAACCGCTTTATTCAATCCCAAAGGGTGGGGGTGTGGTACATGTCCCTGTGCCATCACACACGATTCAGGATGAGAGGGTCAGAAGTGAAAGGTTGAAGTTACAGGAGGTCAGCCTCTACCAGGCATGTTGAtgtagattttgtcattttctgggggtgggggagagaaagCATGAAGCCTGACCACCCACCACCCACCCCACATCTCCACCTTCCTGGGGACCCCCTGCCTTAGGGGTTTCCTCAGGGATTCCCCCAGACCCCTCCCCCAGGGTTTCCCCAGCACCTCCTCCAGGGCTTCCCCGGGGGCCCCCTCCTTGGGACCCCTCTCTAGGGAAGCCACCGCCCCTCCAGGCCCCGCCCTTACCATGGTTGAGCCTGCGACCTGGGCGTGGGCGGGCACACACCAACACCACCCCCACAATTATCAGTGACATGACGGCATCTGCAGCCACCAGGCTGGCCAGGAGATGCGGGGAGAGGGGCCCACATCCAGAACAGGAACCTGGGGGGTGGGGCCCAGACAAGAAAGTGGCTCAGGGGGTCCTGGTTCCCTGGGGCTGTGCTTTGGCCACAGGGAGAAGAGGAAGTCCCCTGTGAAGGGGGTAGATCCCAGGTGGTGCATGGAGAAGGAAAGATGGAGATCCCTAGCAGCAGCAGTGTCCCAGGATTCCAGGGGGACTGTGCAGTGGGCACATAGGCCACAGACAAAGGGAGGCTGGGGTCCTCTTTTTCCCTGGggctcagggagtggtggtgaagGGGGCAGGATGGGACCTGGAGAGGGTAGCAGATCCTCTGGGGAGTCAGAGCTGGGGAGAGGACGTGAGCTGGTGAAGGCAGAGCCATGGAGGTGGGGCATTCTAGGACCCTCAGGCCAGGCTTTAGAGATGGAAGCAGTACCTGAAGTTCCAGGGTCAAAGGTAGGGCGCGATGGCTCACCTGTGGACATCTGGGCAGCAGCAGCTGTGGAAGGACAGGGGAGGTGGGTGAGGTGGCCCCAGAGCAGGGTTGAGGGGAAGGAAGGTGATGTCCTGAGAAGGAACCGCCACTCTGGAGGGACAGAATGGGAAAGAGGGCCAAGTGGAGAGGGAAGCTCCCAGGGACACAGAGAGACAGAAAATGGGAAGTAGAAGCAGTGACTACCGATGACAAGGGGAGGTTAACAGGCCACCGGCCACTCCGgagctcccctcctccctccctccctccctccctgccaaGGCCCAGCCCTGATGCAGAATAATCTCCAAGAAGAGAAAGGGCTCAGGCAGAAGGGCCTGCCCGCACCACCCTGCCTTCAGATGTCACCCTTCCCACAAGTCCTTTGcctgccacccccccccccatagCCCCTGGCTTCACCTGGGAGCAAAAGCAGGAGCAGTATGTGGCCTGGAGGGGTCATGGTGGACTGGGGGCTGAAGGGATCTGGCCAAGGACTGTGGTCCAGAGAAGTCCTGAGGAACAGTGGGGGAGTAGAGAGGTAGCTATAGCGGATGTCACCCTGATGGTGGCAAGGCCACTTACttcctgtgtatgtgtgtgtatgtgtgtatgtgtgggtgtcTCTATGACTCTTTGGGGAACAAATTGGGGGAGGGTCAGAGAGCCCAGGAAAGCTGCTATGATCATCTAGGGAGATTCTGGAAATATTTTAGAGGTACAGCCAACATTTGCTGGTGGAGTGGATGTAAGTGTGTAGGCAAGAGGGATCCAGGATGACCAAAGTTTCTGGCCATTGAAAAGATGGAGTGTGGATGGAGAGGGAAGTGGCAGAAGCTGGTTTGGGAGGCAAGTGCTGAGTTTCAGGCATACGGAGCTGGAAAATGTCTGACACAGCTCCCTGTGGAAATGTACAATGCTCAAAGCTGCATTTATGAATTCAGGGGACAAGTCTGGTCTGGGGATGTCAGTTCAGGGGTTGATGGCCTAAAGTTGGTATTTAAAGCCACGAGGCTGGatgacatcaccaaagaagtgagaacaGACAGATGATAACCCCACACAGGGGccccttccacacacacacagagaatggGAGAAGGGGACAAACCAGCCAGGgaaatgggaggaggaggagcaagaGACGGGGGAGACCCAGGAGAGCGGAGTCTTGAAAGCAGAGGAGACATTTGGTTACTGTTGTCAGTGTTGAGAATGGCCACCAAATGGGAAGTGAGAATCTCCTCCCTCTGGAATGACTTGAGGGCTGGGAATTCCTGCCTGTTTAGTTCTCACTTGTACCACAGCACCCAGCAAGGCGCCTCCCCGGGACaacaaattattaaaatgatgaaagaataaatgaaactAGACTTCGGAGGCCAGGTGGGAAAGAGCCAGAGATTTGAGCCTTATCTTTCCTCCCTACAGACCAGGAAGTCCAATCCCCGGCCCCTCTCCCCGCAGGACCCAGTAATACTAATAATAATCCGTCCACCCGGAGCCCAGAGTCCCAAAGTCAAGGTCTCTAGTCAAGGTCTCTAGCTGGAGGCTCTGGACCTCTCTAGATTCCTGATTCCCTTCGGAAGGCTCAGGAGTCTAGGTCCCCAGTATCACCCTTCTCCTTGAGTTCGGTATCTGGCTCCTTCAGGCCAAAGACCTGACCCCCAACTCCCTTTTTCTGGAGAGACTTGTTTGACTCAGCCCCGCCCATTTAGAAACTGAGTTTGCTGGGGTGTGACGTGGGGACTCCCAGGGCGGAGGGCGGGGCCCTGCCCTGCACTGGGCGGTGCCAGAACCCTAATTTAAAAACTCGCGGGGACCCTATTCAAGATCGGGGACCCGACGGCGGCTCCGAGGGAAACTGCGAGGCTGGCGCAGCGCCGAGGCCGCGGCCCTGGGGGCCCACAATCCGCGCCACGGAATCCCCGAGGTACCAGATGGGGGGATGGTGAGGCACCTCGGCTCTTAAGAGAGTGACAGCCTGAGGTCTGGACTTTGGGGTCCTTGAGGGACAGAGCTGGAGCCCCAAGATCTGGGCTCTGAGATCGAGTACCCAGTGTTTGAGGGTAGCAGGGAGTCCGACCCCCGGCTCGGGATGGAGGAGTGCCAGGATTCTGCACTCCTGGGTTTTGGGGGCGTTGGGGACTGGAGATCCAGAATCCTGGTTCTAGGCGGTGCGAGAGCTGGGAGGCCAGACTACTATGTCCTGTGGAAAGAGAGGGATGGTGGCCCGGACTCCTTTCCCCAGAAGGACCCGCTGCAGGGAGCTCTTGGGGGCGTGGTTGTTTAAAATCTGCCGCTGATCTTGGTGGCGGAGGTCCGGGGCCTGGCGCAGGGTCCACGCTGGCAGCGACCCTGCCCCTCCTTGGGGTTTCCCAGAGCGCCACCGGCCCAGGCCCCCCAGCTGGGCAGGAATTCCCCGCGTGCGGGGATTCCGGGAGTGCCACGCTTGGCTGCGCGCCCCGCCTCTGAGCGGGACACCTGCGGCGCGGGGCGGGAGCGGAAGGCGGAGATGGAAGATTCCCTTGCGCGAGCGCCGTGACGTTAGCGCGCAGTGTCTGGGCGGTTTCCGAATCTGCTCCACGCCGGCTTAACCCTTCTGTCGCCGGAACCAAAGCCCGGCAGGTTGTGGTGGAAGGGCTGGTCTTCCCGGGTGACAGAAAGGAGGAGTCTGAAAACCTGGACTCCC carries:
- the Tyrobp gene encoding TYRO protein tyrosine kinase-binding protein; amino-acid sequence: MGDLDFLDPSWRLLILLLLTVAGLSPVQAQNECSCSPVSPGVLAGIVLGDLVLTLLIALAVYSLGRLVPRGRGAAAGTQKQHITEMESPYQELQGQRSDVYSDLNTQRQYYK
- the Hcst gene encoding hematopoietic cell signal transducer — encoded protein: MTPPGHILLLLLLPAAAAQMSTGEPSRPTFDPGTSGSCSGCGPLSPHLLASLVAADAVMSLIIVGVVLVCARPRPGRRLNHENDKIYINMPGRG